The Heyndrickxia acidicola sequence ATCAAATTTGGTATAGGCATTATCCGGTCGAAAAATCTTATGAATGACTTTTTGAATATGTCCATCACTCTCAAAAGAAGATGGTTCAATGTATGCTTCTTTTTCCATTCCATCCATTTTATCAATCATGTCGTTAATTTCATCATCACTAACATTGGCGTATTTTTCATTTTGACGCAGTTGATTAAAAATATAATTATTTAATGATGTTGGATCAATCGTATCTTCGTGCTCGACATGGAATCCTAAAACAGCCCCATCATCTAACGCATTCTTAATCGTGTAGGTGTGCAATCTTTCTCCATATTGATCATAAGTGGTACGAGCTAATCGGCCTTTAGCTTGTTTCTTATTTACATCAAATATCGGTGTACCTGTAAATCCAAACCATGTAGAATTTGGAAAGAAGCCCTTAATCACTTCCATCCCTTCTGCACTTAACGCTCGATGGCATTCATCTACGACAAACACGATATGTTGTCCCAATAGATTTTTAAAGCGCTGAGTGCCTTTTTGTTCTTCTAGTCTATGAGCATAACGCAAGGCAGCTTCTAATTTTTGACGAGTGGTAATGATCACTGTGTTGGAATTAGCATCGGATAGTAGAGTATCACTTAACTCCTTTGCACTCCCGGTTCCGATAATCAAGCTATTTGACTTGGATTTACCAGAAGAAATACCGGTATTAAACTCGGAAGCAAATTTGGTGAATTCAGTGGTAGTTTGATTGTCCAAGTCTTTTCGGTCAATGAGCATAATGGTACGATCTACACCTGGTTTACGAGCTAATAACTTTGTAGAAACAAAGCTTGTCAACGTTTTTCCTGAACCAGTCGCATGCCAAACATATCCGGATTCATTCTTCATGGCAGAAGTAAACAAGGCTTCAATTGCATGAATTTGATAAGGGTGTAATACCATTAAGGTTTTATTGTCTTGGTCCTCACTAACGATTGAATAATGAGCAATCAATCTATGTGCATTTGGTATATTTAATACTTGTTTCACAAATTCATAGAGATTTTCTACTTTTCTATTGTCCTTTGTCCGCCAGCTAAAAACAAATTTCTTATGCATATCTTTTGGCATTCCATTGGCAAAATAACGAGTCGTTTGTTCGTTGGAAATGACGAATAACTGAAGAGTAGAGAAGATATTATTTCTAAACATTCCTTCTTCTGCGTATTTCTTGATTTGATTATAAGCTTGGAATACGCCATCTTTGGCACTGACCTGTTTCAATTCAATTTGAACAATTGGTAACCCATTGATTAAGAGTGTCACATCAAAACGGCGATCACGACCATCAATGTTTGCCTTTTGTTTCGCAATCTGATGAACGACTTCGTATGTAGAGATTCCGCCACCAATGTTTTGATTGGAATACAACACTAACGACATTGAACCCAGTGAAACATCTTCACGTTCAATTGTAATACGAGCAATTCCATTCTCCCCTTTAAGCCATCTAGCAGCCTCAAAGGGTGTCTGTGTTTTCAATAGTAATTCTGTTTTAATCGTGTCAAATTCTTTATCAGAAATGGGATGTTCCCCAATTTCTGATAAGTTATTTTGCGTAATCTTTTGACGTAAGTTCTTCCATAGGTCTTTTTCGGTTTTTAAATCTGGACGATAATTCCACTGATTATGGCCTTCCCCTAACACCTGAATCAGTCGACGTTCCACTTCAACTTCATCATTATGTGGTATCTTCGTCATATTTCACCTTCCTTTACTTAATCATACAAACATCTTTTGTAGGAATGCTTCTTTCGCTTTTTTCAAGACTTCTAATTCACGTTGATGGATTTCAATCATGTTGTCGAACTGTTTGAAGAAGTTACCGATTTTGATTTGTTCCTCAATAGATGGTGATATTATTTCCACATCAGAAACTAGTTGTTTGTTAAGCCCACCACGAGTACCATCCCCAGATGAAATCAAACGTAACTCGTTGTAACGTTTTTCTAGGCTCTGAAAAATAAACTCGTAGTGTAGTTCGCCTTTTGGAACAATTGCTGCAATAGATTGATTGGTTGTTAATGGAATCTGATTAATAGCTACTGTTCCTCGAGTTTTTCCCTGCCCGGCTAATGCAATTAAAACAGAGTTTTTTTTCACCCAACGTGCACTTGACTTTTCGAATCCTAGTTTAGAAATCATATTATCCGTAGATGAAAGACGCTTTTTATTAACCTCACCAGAAGACATCCAAGGGATTTCTTTTGGTTCCCAGTATTCTTGCATTTGAGTCTTTGGAGTTCCCCCTGTTAATATTTCCGCATGATTTCCTAACTTACGATATTCCCAATCTCCAGAAAATCCTGAGAAACGAACCTCCGGCACTAGCTCCAATCCTTTAGGAAACATTTTTCGTAAGAATCCCTGTTTTGCTTGTTTAAGTGTGGTTAGTTCGTGCTGATGAAGATCGATT is a genomic window containing:
- a CDS encoding type I restriction endonuclease subunit R; this encodes MTKIPHNDEVEVERRLIQVLGEGHNQWNYRPDLKTEKDLWKNLRQKITQNNLSEIGEHPISDKEFDTIKTELLLKTQTPFEAARWLKGENGIARITIEREDVSLGSMSLVLYSNQNIGGGISTYEVVHQIAKQKANIDGRDRRFDVTLLINGLPIVQIELKQVSAKDGVFQAYNQIKKYAEEGMFRNNIFSTLQLFVISNEQTTRYFANGMPKDMHKKFVFSWRTKDNRKVENLYEFVKQVLNIPNAHRLIAHYSIVSEDQDNKTLMVLHPYQIHAIEALFTSAMKNESGYVWHATGSGKTLTSFVSTKLLARKPGVDRTIMLIDRKDLDNQTTTEFTKFASEFNTGISSGKSKSNSLIIGTGSAKELSDTLLSDANSNTVIITTRQKLEAALRYAHRLEEQKGTQRFKNLLGQHIVFVVDECHRALSAEGMEVIKGFFPNSTWFGFTGTPIFDVNKKQAKGRLARTTYDQYGERLHTYTIKNALDDGAVLGFHVEHEDTIDPTSLNNYIFNQLRQNEKYANVSDDEINDMIDKMDGMEKEAYIEPSSFESDGHIQKVIHKIFRPDNAYTKFDFQNGRPQKSAILTTSSIDMAKRYYQAIKELTKDQEWLTKEFAGQPIRTGRTIEDPDFPRIAITYSIQENEDNSKQIQDEMKEIIKDYNDYYHTAWSIENIERYNGDINNRLARKKGEFKEFGKQIDLVIVVDRLLTGFDAPAIQTLFVDRNLNYANLIQAFSRTNRTYPGKTKGLIVTLRKPSTMEQNVKDATKLYSQEQEESNLVYPTYDQSKKRFKKAHKLLKTLVPNPTDINEHSPLETRIEFIKVFQELNNAYEALVTYNDYNDDMEKSIALQEQVKTLEEYIGVYNTVKGSLVDEGSQDGPAPDFSDIEFYGENAIKIYDIDSTYIDRLLETYSANNQNIRAEIEKALQKLKKSEIVKEVYLAILNAIDTNEINPEEDILVVKRRFFTESYNKAIEEFAKTWFVEEGELHSSAIQYVIGTDPIPNIGGIINSKQFDKYKAIHPDAKLLKYGPEMKRQWRKRLDEVIIPLDDELR
- a CDS encoding restriction endonuclease subunit S, which encodes MKNKHTPEIRFSGFTTGWEQRKLNELVTPVVREVPKPDRPYERISVRSHAKGTFHQKVDDPKTVSMDKLYVVKENDLLVNITFAWEHAIAVASKKDDGLLVSHRFPTYIIDKSDINFIRYSVSQEKFRKKMELISPGGAGRNRVLNKKDFVNLKIDAPTQIEEQAKIGKFFKKLDDIIDLHQHELTTLKQAKQGFLRKMFPKGLELVPEVRFSGFSGDWEYRKLGNHAEILTGGTPKTQMQEYWEPKEIPWMSSGEVNKKRLSSTDNMISKLGFEKSSARWVKKNSVLIALAGQGKTRGTVAINQIPLTTNQSIAAIVPKGELHYEFIFQSLEKRYNELRLISSGDGTRGGLNKQLVSDVEIISPSIEEQIKIGNFFKQFDNMIEIHQRELEVLKKAKEAFLQKMFV